A genomic segment from Candidatus Korarchaeum cryptofilum OPF8 encodes:
- a CDS encoding HAD family hydrolase: MIRAVSFDLWFTLIWETKEDEEIYVGMRVRAIKDFLRSSGYDIEESVIREAYAATKEFRMLLPARELLGMVLMGLGVSLDVDGLVRAYEESTDGFTPRLNQEAPEVLRELKRRGIKLALVSNTSFSARSIRGILRNVGLDLFDVILSSSDLGLIKPQAEIFRTLKSELGLDGSQIIHVGDSCYQDVIGAMRSGLRAFHYTKLAELRGSKVNCGNLPRIESLWQLLDIIETDNPP, encoded by the coding sequence TTGATAAGGGCCGTCTCCTTCGACTTATGGTTCACTCTGATATGGGAGACTAAGGAGGACGAGGAAATATATGTGGGAATGAGGGTCAGGGCGATAAAGGATTTCCTCAGAAGCTCAGGATATGATATAGAGGAGAGCGTGATAAGGGAAGCTTACGCAGCCACTAAGGAATTCAGGATGCTCTTGCCCGCGAGGGAATTGCTGGGCATGGTTTTAATGGGATTGGGCGTGAGCTTGGATGTAGATGGCCTAGTGAGAGCTTACGAGGAATCCACTGATGGATTCACCCCCAGGTTGAATCAAGAGGCTCCAGAGGTGCTGAGGGAGCTGAAGAGGAGGGGGATTAAGTTAGCTCTAGTTTCTAACACATCCTTCTCAGCCAGGAGCATAAGGGGGATATTGAGGAACGTCGGATTAGATCTGTTCGATGTGATACTATCATCATCGGACCTGGGGTTGATCAAGCCTCAGGCTGAGATCTTCAGGACTCTGAAGAGTGAACTGGGCTTAGATGGGAGTCAGATAATTCACGTGGGGGATTCGTGCTACCAGGACGTCATAGGTGCCATGAGGTCGGGGCTCAGAGCATTTCACTACACTAAACTAGCTGAGCTCAGAGGATCTAAAGTGAACTGCGGGAATTTGCCGAGGATAGAGAGCCTCTGGCAGCTCTTAGATATTATTGAGACTGATAATCCTCCCTAG
- a CDS encoding radical SAM protein, whose product MGSCAVCGRSSDLIARAVGVCLDCLRSDPKSVEYALSTHRRERARIGLPPEPPRGEGIKCGLCDSECVIPEGGLGYCGIMMNDNGKLINLAGCPESGLLEYYYDPIPTNCVAHWFCPASTGIGYPKWSARKGSELGYYNLSVFYGACNLDCLFCQNWFFRDLTISKRPLVNFRELIEASLRRPVTCVCFFGGDPSPQVSNALLVANELMRMGKIMRICWEMNGHLNQRTMVAVLNSSLRSGGIVKFDLKAWNPSVYLALTGRDIGSVYENAKLALNLSLERPEVPLFTASTLLVPGYVDEEEVRMIARFIASINPDTPYSLLAFHPSYLMTDLPNTSRKHAMEAFRAAKDEGLTRVHIGNPWLLTREDYQSQ is encoded by the coding sequence ATGGGCAGCTGCGCGGTATGCGGTAGGTCCTCGGACCTCATAGCGAGAGCTGTGGGGGTCTGCCTAGATTGCCTAAGGAGCGATCCTAAATCTGTTGAATACGCTCTCTCGACTCACAGGAGGGAGAGAGCCAGGATAGGGCTGCCGCCGGAGCCTCCCAGAGGGGAAGGGATTAAGTGCGGGCTCTGCGACTCTGAGTGCGTGATCCCGGAGGGAGGGCTCGGTTACTGCGGGATAATGATGAACGATAATGGGAAGCTCATTAACTTAGCTGGATGCCCTGAGAGCGGTCTCCTGGAGTATTATTATGATCCGATCCCGACCAATTGCGTCGCCCACTGGTTCTGCCCAGCATCTACTGGCATAGGCTACCCGAAGTGGTCCGCTAGGAAAGGATCCGAGCTCGGATACTACAATTTATCGGTTTTCTATGGAGCTTGCAATCTGGATTGTCTCTTCTGCCAGAACTGGTTCTTTAGAGATCTTACTATAAGTAAAAGACCTTTAGTGAACTTCAGGGAGCTGATTGAGGCTTCCTTGAGGAGACCAGTCACTTGCGTCTGCTTCTTCGGCGGGGATCCATCCCCTCAAGTATCCAACGCTCTCCTAGTGGCTAATGAACTGATGAGGATGGGGAAGATAATGAGGATATGCTGGGAGATGAACGGGCATCTGAATCAGAGGACTATGGTAGCTGTGCTCAATAGCTCCCTCAGGAGCGGGGGGATAGTTAAATTCGATCTCAAGGCGTGGAACCCGAGCGTCTACTTAGCCCTGACCGGCAGGGATATAGGGAGCGTATATGAGAACGCTAAATTAGCTCTTAATCTCTCCCTGGAGAGGCCAGAGGTACCTCTATTCACAGCCAGCACTCTACTGGTCCCGGGATACGTAGATGAGGAGGAGGTCAGGATGATAGCTAGGTTCATAGCTTCCATAAACCCCGACACACCTTACAGCCTCCTAGCATTCCACCCGAGCTATTTAATGACGGATCTACCGAATACGAGCAGGAAGCACGCTATGGAAGCTTTTAGAGCGGCTAAGGATGAGGGGCTCACTAGAGTGCATATAGGGAATCCCTGGCTCCTCACTAGGGAGGATTATCAGTCTCAATAA
- a CDS encoding nitroreductase family protein, whose translation MPDIFDVFSERRSIRSYTGEEVSEDHLNIILEAACSAPSAGNLQAYEIVVVRDPDRKKLLARASYNQNFMINASVHLVFLSVPQRSSTRYGRRGAELYSLQDATIAATFAMLAAHALGYGTCWIGAFDDSKVMEVVRAPPDRRPVAIIVIGKTREVERPTRRRKMESFVFSEVHGAPFVHKPTMPKLLREGC comes from the coding sequence ATGCCGGATATATTCGATGTCTTCTCCGAGAGGAGGTCCATCAGGAGTTACACCGGGGAGGAGGTGAGCGAGGATCACCTTAACATAATACTGGAAGCCGCATGCAGCGCTCCATCAGCCGGAAACTTACAAGCCTACGAGATAGTTGTGGTGAGGGATCCTGATAGGAAGAAACTATTAGCAAGAGCTTCTTACAATCAGAACTTCATGATAAACGCTTCAGTTCACTTAGTCTTCCTCTCAGTCCCGCAGAGATCCTCGACGAGGTACGGGAGGAGGGGAGCTGAGCTCTACTCACTCCAAGATGCCACTATAGCCGCTACTTTCGCTATGTTAGCAGCTCATGCCCTGGGCTACGGAACATGCTGGATAGGGGCCTTCGATGATTCCAAGGTGATGGAGGTAGTGAGGGCACCTCCCGATAGGAGGCCAGTCGCTATAATAGTTATAGGGAAGACTAGGGAGGTCGAGAGGCCAACTAGGAGGAGGAAGATGGAGAGCTTCGTCTTCTCGGAGGTGCATGGAGCCCCCTTCGTGCATAAGCCTACGATGCCGAAGTTACTGAGGGAGGGATGCTGA
- a CDS encoding TAXI family TRAP transporter solute-binding subunit — MTRGISRGVLALIIVVILIILVALGYYLTLPAPTTPTTPTGTSPTGTTPTETTTTKRERMSFSIATGTTGGVWYPLGGAIAGVITKYVPDTEATAEVTTAAGDNLRLLVSGKAGMAFCYDYHIVLLNQGKLSIVSNKSEPARLFLALYEQPLHVVTYEGSGINSIYDLKGKRVSTGPPASGTEEQALYVLSALGIDPNKDIVREKLSPADSGEALKDGKLDAFFWSGAVPTSSIVDLATTPGFKIKFIPISGEIADKIIQKYPAVFHKTKIPKGAYPGLEEDVETIGITAVIAVMKDFPEDRLYEIAKAIFGHLDELAAAWKKATQLTPEKAYMQASEEARKYIHPGAERFFKEMGVIKG, encoded by the coding sequence ACGCTTCCAGCCCCAACGACTCCGACAACGCCAACCGGAACTAGCCCGACCGGGACGACTCCAACTGAAACGACTACAACTAAGAGGGAGAGGATGTCCTTCAGCATAGCTACGGGGACGACGGGAGGTGTCTGGTACCCACTGGGCGGAGCGATAGCCGGAGTCATAACGAAGTACGTCCCAGATACCGAGGCGACAGCTGAGGTCACGACGGCAGCAGGGGATAACCTCAGGCTCTTAGTGAGCGGGAAAGCCGGTATGGCCTTCTGCTACGATTATCACATAGTGCTGCTCAATCAGGGCAAGCTCTCCATAGTATCGAATAAATCGGAACCTGCGAGGCTTTTCTTGGCTTTATATGAGCAACCCCTCCATGTAGTGACATATGAGGGTTCCGGGATAAACTCCATATACGATCTCAAGGGCAAGAGGGTTAGCACAGGCCCTCCAGCTAGCGGCACTGAGGAGCAGGCCTTATATGTGCTATCAGCCCTGGGGATAGATCCTAATAAAGATATCGTAAGGGAGAAGCTTTCTCCAGCGGATTCAGGAGAGGCTTTGAAGGATGGGAAGCTGGATGCCTTCTTCTGGAGCGGCGCTGTGCCCACTTCCTCGATAGTCGATTTAGCAACGACACCGGGCTTCAAGATAAAGTTCATACCGATCTCAGGAGAGATAGCTGATAAGATAATCCAGAAGTATCCGGCGGTATTCCACAAGACCAAGATACCTAAGGGCGCGTATCCCGGGCTGGAGGAGGATGTGGAGACTATAGGCATCACTGCCGTAATCGCTGTGATGAAGGACTTCCCGGAGGATAGATTGTATGAGATCGCTAAAGCCATATTCGGCCACTTGGATGAGCTAGCAGCAGCTTGGAAGAAGGCAACTCAGCTAACGCCAGAGAAAGCTTACATGCAAGCCAGCGAGGAAGCTCGCAAGTACATACATCCCGGAGCTGAGAGGTTCTTCAAGGAGATGGGAGTGATAAAGGGATAG
- a CDS encoding DUF763 domain-containing protein: MRIVGEAELPLHEGKAPPWLYSRMKALGREIIRTIVNEFGRREFLLRISDPYWFQSLGCVLGYDWHSSGVTTVLTAVIREVLDEEDLGIALCGGKGKRALETPDEIERKGEALSLGYQSIEELKRVSRLAAKVDNAAVQDGHTIYHHALLFTEDGEWAVIQQGMNVEKRTARRYHWISQNIRGFLMDPHYGVIAESREEVLNLAAGESEENRRASLDLIREGRSKLEGLIEEMRAGPLSPYLGVRYLKMPLRIDWKAVEVANQMDPRDYEELLLIRGIGPSLLRALSLVAEVIYDAPASRRDPARYSFAFGGKDGVPFPVRPKLMDRAVEVLRSGIIQSRLSDYEKREALLRLSGGSR; the protein is encoded by the coding sequence ATGAGGATAGTCGGAGAAGCTGAGCTCCCCTTGCACGAGGGGAAAGCCCCTCCCTGGCTCTACTCCAGGATGAAAGCGCTGGGGAGGGAGATAATAAGGACTATTGTGAATGAGTTCGGCAGGAGGGAGTTCCTGCTCAGGATAAGCGATCCCTACTGGTTCCAATCCCTGGGTTGCGTCTTAGGATACGATTGGCACTCATCTGGCGTTACCACAGTCCTGACAGCCGTTATAAGGGAGGTCCTGGATGAGGAGGATCTGGGGATAGCTCTCTGCGGCGGTAAGGGGAAGAGGGCTTTAGAGACTCCTGATGAGATAGAGAGGAAAGGAGAAGCCCTCTCCCTCGGGTATCAATCTATAGAGGAGCTTAAAAGGGTGAGCAGGCTCGCAGCTAAAGTAGATAATGCGGCGGTCCAGGACGGCCACACCATATACCATCACGCCCTCCTCTTCACCGAGGACGGTGAGTGGGCGGTGATACAGCAGGGGATGAACGTGGAGAAGAGGACGGCGAGGAGGTATCACTGGATCTCCCAAAATATCAGGGGGTTCCTGATGGACCCGCATTACGGTGTGATAGCTGAGAGCAGGGAGGAGGTCCTCAACCTAGCTGCTGGGGAATCGGAGGAGAATAGAAGGGCCTCCTTGGACTTGATAAGGGAGGGCAGATCCAAGCTTGAGGGCCTCATCGAGGAGATGAGGGCAGGACCTCTGAGCCCCTATTTGGGCGTGAGGTACCTCAAGATGCCCCTCAGGATAGACTGGAAGGCCGTTGAGGTAGCTAATCAGATGGATCCGAGGGATTATGAGGAGCTCCTGCTGATAAGGGGCATAGGGCCCTCCTTACTCAGGGCCCTCTCCCTAGTAGCTGAGGTGATTTACGATGCCCCAGCTAGCAGGAGGGATCCAGCTAGGTACAGCTTCGCATTCGGGGGCAAGGACGGGGTCCCCTTCCCAGTGAGGCCCAAGCTCATGGATAGAGCTGTAGAGGTCCTCCGCTCCGGGATAATTCAATCCAGGCTATCTGATTATGAGAAGAGGGAAGCCCTTCTCAGGCTCTCGGGTGGATCGAGATGA
- a CDS encoding TIGR04076 family protein codes for MSYEVVVRVKEVRGRCAAGYSEGDSFSIIGFCVEGRVCIHALSSMLTLLSPFLKGIKAELLGIGSGDLGYVQCPDPGPPYTCGGTVIFELERKLKNF; via the coding sequence ATGAGCTACGAGGTCGTAGTTAGGGTCAAGGAGGTCAGGGGGAGATGCGCCGCCGGTTACTCAGAGGGTGATTCCTTCTCCATAATAGGATTCTGCGTAGAGGGAAGGGTATGCATACACGCCCTCTCCTCTATGCTTACTCTCCTCAGTCCCTTCCTGAAGGGCATTAAAGCGGAGCTCCTGGGTATAGGGAGCGGAGATCTGGGTTACGTGCAATGCCCCGACCCCGGACCACCATATACTTGCGGCGGTACCGTTATCTTCGAGCTGGAGAGGAAGCTCAAGAATTTTTAA